Proteins found in one Allorhodopirellula heiligendammensis genomic segment:
- a CDS encoding ArsR/SmtB family transcription factor, which produces MQKSASPARRSGVTVKPHETLQCCGPIDDLLDAELFKALGEPTRLKLLSCLAKCGRACSVTELTECCAVDLSVVSRHLGVLERAGILTATKEGRTVYYAVRYKDLRDAFRAIARAVEDCRPKRAASKRQTRRAGTSR; this is translated from the coding sequence ATGCAAAAAAGCGCTAGCCCCGCCAGAAGATCAGGAGTCACTGTGAAGCCTCACGAAACCCTTCAATGCTGCGGACCTATCGACGATCTGCTGGATGCCGAGCTGTTCAAAGCGCTCGGTGAACCGACGCGATTGAAACTCCTTTCCTGTTTGGCGAAGTGCGGACGAGCTTGCTCGGTCACAGAGCTAACCGAATGCTGTGCCGTCGACCTGTCAGTGGTCTCGCGGCATCTGGGAGTTCTCGAGCGAGCTGGCATTCTCACCGCGACCAAAGAAGGGCGGACCGTCTATTATGCCGTGCGATACAAGGACTTGAGGGACGCATTTCGTGCGATCGCAAGAGCTGTCGAGGATTGTCGTCCTAAACGTGCTGCGTCCAAGAGACAAACGCGAAGAGCAGGCACTTCTCGCTGA